In the genome of Zootoca vivipara chromosome 6, rZooViv1.1, whole genome shotgun sequence, the window GGCATGGTACGTCACTCCAGGGCGGATCCCAGCCAACACAAAGGAGGTCTGCAGGGTGGGCCTTGTCTGCGAGAGACAAAGGACCACAGTTgtaatttcatttttcaaaaacctGCCACTCTGAAGAAAAAGGAAGCCAGTGTGGCCCAGTCTACTGACTGGAAGTGGGGAGATgggttcaacacacacacacccctctaacAGGATGCTTCAGCTAGTTCCGGTATCTCTGCCTAATCTACCTcaaaggttgttgtgaagataaaatgtgaGGGGAAGGGACCTTAAGCagctttaaagccatccaagttggtgcccatcgCTGCTTCCTGTGAGAATGTGTGGAGAAGGGGTTTCTTTTATCCAGAATCTTCCCACATTCACTTTCTTCGGACGTCCCTGAGTGTTAAGAGAGTGAGAGAAAAAGCTTTCTCTGCCCACTCACTCCACACCGTGCATAataataagaggaggaggaggagtttggatttgatatcctgctttatcactacccgaaggagtgtcaaagcggctaacattctcctttcccttcctctcccacaacaaacactctgtgaggtgagtggggctgagagacttcagagaagtgtgactagcccaaggtcacccagcagctgcatgtggaggagcggggacgcaaacccacttcaccagattacgagtctaccgctcttaaccattacaccacactacttctacagtggtactttggttctcaaacgccttggtactcaaacaacttggaacccaaacactgcaaacccagaagtaccctgtttctcatattttaagacatacccataaaataagccatagtaggatttttaagcattcaaggaatataagccataccccgaaaataagacatagtgataggcgcagcagcaatgccggctgcagcaggaggaggaggaaaaaaataagacatcccttgaaaataagtcatagtgtgtttttttgaggaagaaagaaatttaagacatgtcttataatatgagaaacacgggtaagtgttccggtttgcagactttttttggaagttgaatgtgctccgttttgagtgccacacttccattttgagtgttacactgaggtctgtctgtgtttgctatttattttgcatttttgtttttgtggcttttttgttttgtttttgtgactgtgtggaacccagttcagctactgattgattgcagtacattgtttattgctttcattttatagatcaatggtctcgttagatagtaaaattcatgttaaatagcTGTTTggtgagttgtttttttttttaaaaggtttcatagaatcatagagttggaagagaccacaagggccatccagtccaaccccctgccaagcaggaaacaccaccaaagcattcttgacatatgcctgtcaagcctctgcttaaagacctccaaagaaggagactccaccacactccttggcagcaaattccactgccgaacagctcttactgtcaggaagttttttacattactttctatgggaaagcatgccttgcttttggaacgctttggttttggaatggacttccagaacggattaagtttgagaactaaggtaccactgtatttggatctCCCTCCCCCTAAAATTCACAGCACGATTTCTTACAGGTCCTTCTCGCAATCATGTTTCAGACTTACAGCCATGCTTAGCTGATAGTCTGGCTCCTATCCACAATattacattggaagctgcctagagtggctggggtacaaaaataaatggctgctgctgctactgctactacttcTATTATCTCCAATAAGTCAGCAGCCTGTGCACCAAAGCATTAAAGGAAGGGCTGCAAGAAGAAACAAAACTGTTAAATATAGGAAACGCAGCAATTTTGTCTTAAAGCTACAGAGCCCTGACTTATTTATGGTGCTGTCTCTCACCACTTTGCTGGTGTTGCTTCCATCCCTTGTGTAACGGATCATGTATTTGAGGGCGAAGTATTCTGAGAGTTTCCAGGAGCTGGGGGGCTTCCACACCAAAAGTATCTTCTTCCTCTGGCCCAGGATCTGGGTGACCTTCAAGTCTTCTGGAGGGTCAGGCTTGACTAAGAAAAAGCCAGTGCAGAGAAAATaatacaaagcaagcaagcaagtggagAGATGAAAGAAGCATGCGTGGCCTATGGTGCCAACTTCACACTAGGCACTAAATGGTTGTggctcccaaagaatcctgggaactgtagtttgttaagggtgctgagaattgttatgAGACCCCACTAGTCCCCTCGtggaactacagtttccagagaggTTTAACAATCCTTCCcgaggaactctgggaattgtagctctgtgggggggggatagagccctcgtaacaactctcagcaccctttacaaactacggTACattacccaggattctttgggggaagccatgcttgtttaaagtggcataaatGTGTGGTGTTAATGTGGACAACATTCAGAGTCAATCCTGTAAAAGCCACTCTGAATAACACAACGTGCCCTCAAAACTCTGGACCTACAAACCTGTTTCTGTCACCCTTGTGGTTTAAAACCTTTTAAATCCCCAGTGATGGACAAAACGGAAAGTTCCCTATCTCTGCACTGTACAGGCCTTTGCCCCAGTGAAGCAGTGGAAGACTATTGCTCATCTGCCTCCACCAGAGGACAAGGGGTCCTTCTTTGGGCTAGCCAGTGTGGCTAGGTATTGGCTAGTgacacatcagccccagccatcgtgaccaatggtcagagatgatggaagttgtagtccagcaatgtctaaAGAGGAACAGTATGAATCCTGTTTCCTTCCTGTTATGTACTGCTGATTGGCcccaggagccacccaatccagctccaggtggaagtgaatcagcaacctgattagcctgcaggagcagccaatcaggctgctggcagaagtccttccgcaacctgattggcctgcaggagcagccaattagGCCGCTGGCAGAAGTCattccgcaacctgattggcccacaggtgcagccctgaagtagccaatcacgcaaggcccattgtgtaaataatgtatagaaGCAGACGTTTGGGGGAAAGAGCgattctcctcttcttcttctattgctattacaagctgaataaagagcatgaaattcaccaTATTTCACTTCCGTTAGAAAAGGTGAGCGAAATCTTGTGTGTCATGGTTCTATGAATACTTACTGATATCAAGCTGGTGGAAGTAGTAGTAGGTCGTCGCTGTCCCCAGGGGGTTCACCGCTGTTACATTCAGCACATAGGGCCTCCAAGAGAACATCTGGACATTGTCGAAGAAGCAGCTGTTGGCCGCTGTGGTAGCTTGGACACACTCCTTTATTTCTCCATCCACGAGAAACCTGGGTTGCAAAGAAGTCAAATATTAGCATGGGCTGCCCAGCCCACCTACtgacaggagcaagccagcaacAAATCACACCAAGCAAGCTGGAGTTAAccctaattttatttttattttatattttattaaagattttgttgatttacaaaaatatgtgcaatgtctctcgtaacatctTTACAAATCCGTTTCATCTGTTGAGACattggaaagaaaagggggaaagaggtagatggggagggtgggggtcggggtttctgttttgcttagtgtacgtgggttttttgtttcgtcagcgtcgcttgtgtaggttctctgctgttcgcttgcgTTCCAACAGGAGCTGCACAggacaggagtgtcaggcctcaCGAACACAGCAATTCTTGCCCTatggatcagttgctgagactaaaggtccctggctccccacagctgccttaagtctcctcctcctccccagggttTTCCCCATGCAATCTGAGACTGCTCTTGCATGAAGCTcacttctcctcccccctcttcatggctctcctggttctgggagaccagcagggaggggagcttcTCGCAGCAGGACAgagagacacccatgactcttcaccagctggacttatctctgcctcttggcctccctcctctccagcttcctcttctacctctgattctggacttctctctgccacagactctccctgctcactaaaacCTGTTACCGCCTCAGCTTCTGACACAttttcccagtctgctccctcttctctctctggccACTCATTATTGTCCCACCTGcagtccctgggctctgagccttcttcccttgggggtttcctagctggttcctcccactattcctctgtgtccaaccagtccatgacacctactaaggaaactgaaatatacttggagtcaagagtgaatttcatgctctttattcagctcatagtaatcaaggagaagaagagaagaatggctcttttcccaaaaccatctgcttatacagtggtacctctgtttatgaacacaattggttccggaagtctgttcataaactgaagcgttcataaactgaaacgaactttcccattgaaagtaatggaaagtggattaatccgttccagacggtccgtggagtaaccgttcataaactgaagagaactttcccattgaaagtaatggaaagtggattaatccgttccagacgggtccgcaaagtacttaaactgaagcgttcataaactgaaacatgggtgtaatgggttccggaagtctgttcataaactgaagtgttcataaactgaagcgaactttcccattaaaagtaatggaaagtgaattaatccgttccagatgggtccgcggcgttcataaaccgaaaattcataaaccgaggtgttcataaaccgaggttccactgtatacattatttacacaatgggccttgcgtgattggctacttccgGGCTACACCTGtgagccaatcaggttgtggattgacttctgcctgcagcctgattggctgctcctgcaggccaatcaggttgcggattcacttccacctggagttggattgggtagctcctgcggaccaatcagactgctgattctgaatcctattgttctaggattcagctcagtacataacagaaacgAGTTGGTTTATGAGCATCATGGGTAGCCCTGCAGCCTGATCTGGCTCAGAAACCCTTCTGAAAGCTTCACTTTAATTTGATAAATATTGTTTCCTCTGTGAAGAGAGAAGCCAGATTGCCACAAGCTGTATCTATGATACCAATTAGAGGGAGTTTCTCCATTTTACCTACGTGGAGGAAAAAAAAGTAGGCAGGTGTGTCTCGGTCTCCAATCTCCAGGAGCAATTGATGGCTGAGAAGTTGTTGGTCTGGCACCGTGCTAAAGGTTTATCAGGTGGGTCTGGAGGAAAGGGGAGGAGCAGAAAGGtggtttaattatttatttcataaaaattatgcattgctttatagtaaaaagaaagaaagagataaatcaataaaacttgggggggggaatccataaccatactttaaagcaggcatccccaaacttcgcccctccagatgttttggactacagttcccatcttccctgaccactggtcctgttagctagggatcatgggagttgtaggccaaaacatctggagggccgcagtttggggatgcctgctttaaagcatacAAAAGTGAAAAGACCACAACAGATTCAAATCACCTtgactttctaagcatctgagtaggcttgtctaaacaggaatgctttTAGCATGCACcaaaatcatagctgtcaagttttcccttttcttgcgaggaagcctattcagcataagggaatttcccttttaaaaaaaagggcgaacttgacagctatgtgcaccAAAATAATACAGTTATTATTTTGATAATTATTATTTGCCCCtttgatatcaagaggcagggagttccaaagtgcaggtgctgccacacgaaAATATTGATTTCTCACATGTGTAGAATGGGgtttatgtggcacttgtaataTTGCC includes:
- the EBI3 gene encoding interleukin-27 subunit beta, which encodes MQRIILAITFVLSPVFPSQEDIVWFKGSKGVPIDQQYARLGTFEILLHCPVPESNSTVGWKMSSPLHGILKAVRRDGSLVLKNASLAQNGEYSCYDLTTGRLLRRIHLKLGYPPDKPLARCQTNNFSAINCSWRLETETHLPTFFSSTFLVDGEIKECVQATTAANSCFFDNVQMFSWRPYVLNVTAVNPLGTATTYYYFHQLDIIKPDPPEDLKVTQILGQRKKILLVWKPPSSWKLSEYFALKYMIRYTRDGSNTSKVTRPTLQTSFVLAGIRPGVTYHAQVAAKDFLDSGEYSDWSPAASGASWMPE